In Campylobacter sp. VBCF_01 NA2, one DNA window encodes the following:
- a CDS encoding OmpA family protein translates to MKHLVLTSVAVAALLLSGCSKKNPEVDSNLSDADRLAALAAQIQSEVGNVYFDFDRFNIRADQQGTINNNAALFNQAGAEALTVKVEGNCDEWGTDEYNYALGLKRAKAAKDALVAQGVNGDRLSVVSYGESNTVCKNGTKECDAQNRRDEFKVGF, encoded by the coding sequence ATGAAACATTTAGTTTTAACTTCAGTTGCAGTTGCTGCTCTACTTTTGAGCGGTTGTTCTAAAAAGAATCCGGAGGTAGATTCAAATTTAAGCGATGCTGACAGATTGGCTGCATTAGCTGCTCAAATTCAAAGCGAAGTTGGCAATGTATATTTTGATTTCGATAGATTTAATATCCGCGCTGATCAACAAGGTACAATTAACAACAACGCAGCTTTATTCAACCAAGCTGGCGCAGAGGCTTTAACTGTTAAAGTTGAAGGTAACTGCGATGAGTGGGGCACAGATGAATACAACTACGCTCTTGGTCTAAAAAGAGCAAAAGCTGCAAAAGATGCATTGGTTGCACAAGGCGTAAATGGCGACAGACTATCAGTTGTTAGCTACGGCGAGAGTAACACAGTATGCAAAAATGGCACAAAAGAGTGCGACGCTCAAAACAGACGCGACGAATTCAAAGTAGGTTTCTAA
- a CDS encoding FKBP-type peptidyl-prolyl cis-trans isomerase, with the protein MAQNRVIKMYYELKDANSGEILESNFNANPIAFITGKEQIIQKLEDEVLSLGEGESKIVRISPSDGVGEYNENAIQILPKEEFAGIDLVVGMELFGQAEDGATTRVIVKAIGEEDVTIDFNHPFAGKELEFNVKVVENREPSEDELMTGVPEGEHTCGCGGHGHHHGEDHECCGGHGHHHHGDHECCGGHGHHHHGDHECCGGHGHHHED; encoded by the coding sequence ATGGCGCAAAACAGAGTTATAAAAATGTATTATGAGCTAAAAGACGCAAATTCAGGCGAAATTTTAGAGTCAAATTTCAACGCAAATCCGATTGCCTTCATCACTGGCAAAGAGCAAATTATCCAAAAACTTGAAGATGAAGTTCTAAGCCTAGGCGAGGGCGAGAGCAAAATCGTTAGAATTTCCCCAAGTGACGGCGTTGGCGAATACAACGAAAACGCTATCCAAATTTTGCCAAAAGAGGAATTTGCAGGTATTGATTTGGTCGTAGGTATGGAGCTTTTCGGTCAGGCAGAAGACGGCGCGACAACCCGCGTAATCGTCAAAGCAATCGGCGAAGAAGATGTTACAATCGACTTTAACCACCCATTTGCGGGCAAAGAGTTGGAATTTAATGTCAAAGTCGTCGAAAACCGCGAGCCGAGCGAAGACGAGCTAATGACAGGCGTGCCAGAGGGCGAGCATACTTGCGGTTGTGGCGGACACGGACATCATCATGGCGAAGACCACGAGTGCTGCGGCGGACACGGACACCACCACCACGGAGATCACGAGTGTTGTGGCGGGCATGGACACCATCACCATGGCGATCATGAGTGCTGCGGCGGACATGGTCATCACCACGAGGACTAA
- the fabD gene encoding ACP S-malonyltransferase: MKYAFIFPGQGSQSVGMGREIYENFASAKELLDTASAHTKIDFANLLFEANDKLDISEFTQPSIALNSMMCVLALNEQIKISPEFLLGHSLGEFSALGAAGAIEAKEILRLVNIRGKLMQNACEGKNAGMMVVLALSDEVVCAICDEARAQGKRVWAANFNCDGQIVVAGNRDDLASLEAKFKEAGAKRAMLLNMSVASHCPMLQSASDELVSHLEPALNESFAPVVANATAKIYSTKSEALGLLKAQLISPVLYKHSVKNYENSVDCFVEFGASVLKGINKKITDKPTFSISNLSSLEEFVKFAKENA, translated from the coding sequence ATGAAATACGCATTTATTTTCCCGGGTCAAGGCTCACAAAGCGTGGGTATGGGCAGAGAAATTTACGAAAATTTTGCCAGCGCAAAAGAGCTTTTGGACACTGCTAGCGCGCATACTAAAATCGATTTTGCAAATTTGCTTTTTGAGGCAAATGATAAACTTGATATTTCTGAATTTACTCAGCCCTCTATTGCGCTAAATTCGATGATGTGTGTTTTGGCGCTAAATGAGCAGATTAAAATTTCGCCTGAGTTTTTGCTAGGACACTCGCTTGGCGAGTTTAGCGCACTTGGCGCTGCTGGCGCGATTGAGGCAAAGGAAATTTTAAGGCTTGTAAATATCCGCGGAAAATTAATGCAAAATGCTTGCGAGGGCAAAAATGCCGGTATGATGGTGGTTTTGGCCCTTAGCGATGAGGTAGTTTGCGCTATTTGCGACGAAGCTAGGGCGCAGGGCAAGCGGGTTTGGGCTGCGAATTTCAACTGCGACGGACAAATCGTCGTGGCTGGCAATCGCGATGATTTGGCGAGTTTGGAAGCCAAATTTAAAGAAGCTGGCGCAAAGCGCGCAATGCTTTTAAATATGAGCGTAGCTAGCCACTGCCCAATGCTTCAAAGTGCAAGCGACGAGCTTGTGAGCCATTTAGAGCCTGCACTAAATGAGAGTTTCGCCCCAGTCGTAGCCAATGCAACGGCTAAAATTTACAGCACAAAAAGTGAAGCCCTAGGGCTTTTAAAAGCGCAACTAATCAGCCCAGTGCTATACAAACACAGCGTGAAAAACTACGAAAATAGCGTGGATTGCTTCGTCGAATTTGGCGCAAGCGTGCTAAAAGGGATAAACAAAAAAATCACCGACAAACCGACTTTTAGCATTTCAAATTTAAGCTCGCTAGAAGAATTTGTAAAATTCGCAAAGGAAAACGCTTGA
- a CDS encoding 5'-methylthioadenosine/adenosylhomocysteine nucleosidase, producing MKIAILGAMPEEIEPLLANLDAKKIDYANNEFYLAKFGAHELIIAYSKIGKVNSTLTATLMIEKFGAGKLIFTGVAGALKEGLKIGEILYATRLVQHDLDITAFGHPHGFVPGSPIFVDTDANLNEIAQRASRELGLNLKSGIIASGDQFVCDEARKAWIKSEFDASAVEMEGASVAQVCHALGVSFCVLRAISDEAGNKAEFDFDEFVVKSAKISANLALKMVELL from the coding sequence TTGAAAATCGCAATTTTAGGCGCAATGCCAGAGGAAATAGAGCCACTTTTGGCGAATTTAGACGCCAAAAAGATTGATTATGCAAACAACGAATTCTACCTTGCGAAATTCGGCGCGCACGAGCTTATCATCGCTTACTCAAAAATCGGCAAGGTAAATTCTACCCTTACTGCCACGCTGATGATAGAAAAATTCGGCGCGGGGAAGCTTATTTTCACGGGCGTTGCAGGCGCGCTTAAAGAGGGTTTGAAAATCGGCGAAATTTTATACGCTACCCGCCTAGTCCAGCATGATTTGGATATCACTGCCTTTGGTCATCCGCACGGATTTGTGCCAGGAAGCCCGATTTTTGTGGATACTGACGCGAACCTTAACGAAATCGCACAGCGCGCGTCAAGGGAATTGGGGCTAAATTTAAAATCAGGCATTATCGCAAGTGGCGATCAATTTGTATGCGACGAGGCGCGCAAAGCTTGGATTAAATCCGAATTCGACGCGAGCGCAGTCGAAATGGAGGGCGCAAGTGTAGCGCAGGTTTGCCATGCGCTAGGTGTGAGTTTTTGCGTGTTAAGAGCCATTAGCGACGAGGCTGGAAACAAGGCTGAGTTTGATTTCGACGAATTCGTCGTAAAAAGCGCGAAAATTAGCGCAAATTTAGCCCTAAAAATGGTCGAACTTCTTTGA